A genomic window from Halogeometricum borinquense DSM 11551 includes:
- a CDS encoding DUF7124 domain-containing protein has product MDGGGSTDMTLAFELEALKALADPNVVFNDARQWTEYVGVVSDKPTYVVTNFTRKHRVRQDFFSGPRGVEESLNNVKRQFDTDRHVFIGTTDEHRELAERTEWEFLPLDQAAEAADWDLAGETEDEDPFETSSRDDWP; this is encoded by the coding sequence ATGGACGGAGGCGGCTCGACCGATATGACGCTGGCGTTCGAGTTAGAGGCGTTGAAAGCGCTTGCTGACCCGAACGTCGTGTTCAACGACGCACGGCAGTGGACGGAGTACGTCGGTGTGGTGAGCGACAAGCCCACGTACGTCGTCACCAACTTTACCCGCAAACACCGCGTCCGTCAGGATTTCTTCTCCGGACCACGCGGCGTTGAGGAGAGTCTCAACAATGTCAAACGGCAGTTCGACACCGACAGACACGTGTTCATCGGGACGACGGACGAACACCGCGAACTCGCCGAACGAACCGAGTGGGAGTTCCTTCCCCTCGACCAAGCCGCAGAGGCCGCAGACTGGGACCTTGCGGGCGAAACCGAAGACGAGGACCCCTTCGAGACCAGTAGCCGCGACGACTGGCCCTGA
- a CDS encoding S1C family serine protease: MGDLPLSRRDFLIAAGAGVFGTYTGSAPQGKTTGSATETSTSAVAPRRSSDDSKYDSAIDAVALVRAFGVENPVTGQERRGQGSAFVINDTSVVTNEHVVSGAERVDIQYTTGEWTSAEIVGTDMFADLAILDVDHVPESVRPLQFSLRPPQIGTEVSAIGSPFGLKGSMSKGIISGVNRTAFNPITGVSIPNAVQTDAAVNPGNSGGPLVNTEGSVVGVISAGGAENIGFAISAALSRRVIPSLIENGQYHHPFLGVDYAPVGPLVAEANDLTEPNGVIVVTVIDDGPAEGILRASDETVERRGVSIPVGSDIILEVDGVPVRDRNELLAHLSLETSPGETIPLTIYRNGITQPVELTLGTRPTPS, encoded by the coding sequence ATGGGTGATCTTCCACTGAGTCGCCGAGACTTCCTCATCGCCGCGGGTGCCGGAGTGTTTGGCACCTACACTGGTTCTGCCCCGCAAGGGAAAACGACCGGGTCGGCCACCGAGACAAGTACTTCTGCGGTGGCTCCCCGGCGTAGTTCTGACGACTCGAAGTACGATTCGGCGATTGACGCCGTCGCGCTCGTGCGTGCATTCGGTGTAGAAAATCCGGTCACCGGACAAGAGAGACGGGGGCAAGGTTCTGCCTTCGTGATCAACGACACGTCCGTCGTCACGAACGAACACGTCGTCAGCGGGGCCGAACGGGTCGATATCCAGTACACCACCGGTGAGTGGACGAGTGCAGAAATCGTCGGTACTGACATGTTCGCGGATCTCGCCATTCTTGACGTTGATCACGTCCCCGAGAGCGTTCGTCCGCTTCAGTTCAGTCTTCGACCCCCGCAAATCGGCACCGAGGTCAGCGCTATCGGCAGTCCGTTCGGTCTCAAGGGATCGATGTCGAAAGGCATCATTAGCGGGGTCAATCGCACCGCTTTCAACCCGATCACCGGCGTGTCGATTCCGAACGCCGTACAGACTGACGCAGCGGTGAATCCGGGGAACAGCGGAGGCCCCCTTGTGAACACTGAAGGGTCGGTCGTCGGCGTCATCAGCGCAGGTGGTGCCGAAAACATCGGGTTTGCTATCTCTGCGGCCCTTTCCCGGCGCGTCATCCCATCGCTCATCGAGAATGGACAGTATCACCACCCGTTTTTGGGAGTCGATTACGCCCCTGTCGGCCCACTCGTTGCCGAAGCGAATGACCTGACAGAGCCGAACGGCGTCATCGTCGTCACGGTTATCGACGACGGTCCCGCGGAGGGTATTCTACGGGCAAGCGATGAGACGGTCGAAAGACGCGGTGTGTCAATCCCTGTTGGAAGCGATATTATCCTCGAAGTCGATGGCGTCCCCGTCCGCGACCGAAACGAACTCTTGGCACACCTCTCTCTGGAAACCAGTCCGGGAGAGACGATTCCACTCACGATTTACAGAAACGGAATTACGCAACCCGTCGAGTTGACGCTGGGTACACGGCCGACACCGTCGTAG